From Phaeodactylum tricornutum CCAP 1055/1 chromosome 11, complete sequence, one genomic window encodes:
- a CDS encoding predicted protein, whose translation MSGTAPNLSTGVSTSDNERRRISSNDPGKDEVGVQDTITFFTTDITALNTLGASIWTYLARAAGKLQATIRIASFLFMGYGFFLSQTLLFTSEECGMTYSWRRFLELDISSIHPVGRSPYRLYKFYDQRDPRHERFLQQESVTTSRKASTDWCLNAAFPTAVVYIPGHGGSYQQSRSLGAHGIQLTRQRDVTQNYVVQALQKGMWHGNATQLENFVYDVYALDFAEEGGGMHGDFLVDQSRFVSKAIHFLSEACGFSSITVVAHSIGGISIRLALVRDEKLRLLVTNVILLGSPQARTVLAWDPSLEKIQTEIVENHVNGTAFVAISGGLRDEMIPPAACELVPKDNNTLTLLAVDIMPKEASSPSFGMDHRAIVWCHNVLVPLRKIIFALVRSERDGEAAPARIGAVQSLFDRSKTQNYNTALQRMMTTFRKVHGPVASLAMVTGLLHNAELLLGLFAYISLWSKAGFASCFNSHFGVFSGRNPSYFVVDSTSVISTEADDVPKQRDKLALGVSIVHVIFGVVRLLRPNDFAIEMSNSINIALIASIYPLALRRIHKFAQKVGSSRFSFIDLDLLTIVVVPFLGAGEFAYVLSKGSVQRSTLPMLAAPFLIRLVLTSSDPSIPPHSSRKRYISDVIRTLQVCILLVVGPRVLQTGSGLAYSFNLPLGGLVGMMMWTDTLWSLTISGLG comes from the exons ATGAGTGGAACTGCGCCCAATT TATCTACAGGCGTTAGCACTTCTGACAATGAAAG GCGGAGAATTTCGAGCAATGATCCAGGAAAAGACGAGGTGGGCGTCCAAGACACAATTACCTTTTTCACCACTGACATCACAGCTCTCAATACTTTGGGCGCTTCGATTTGGACGTATTTGGCTAGAGCCGCTGGGAAATTGCAGGCTACGATTCGTATAGCTAGCTTTCTATTTATGGGGTACGGCTTTTTTCTCTCGCAAACTCTTTTGTTCACTTCGGAAGAATGCGGCATGACTTATTCCTGGCGCCGTTTTCTTGAGCTGGATATATCCTCCATTCATCCTGTAGGGCGTTCTCCATATCGACTGTACAAATTCTATGATCAGCGCGACCCCCGACATGAACGCTTTTTACAGCAAGAGAGCGTGACGACTTCAAGAAAGGCTTCCACGGACTGGTGCCTAAACGCCGCCTTCCCGACTGCTGTTGTGTATATTCCAGGTCACGGCGGAAGTTATCAGCAAAGTCGAAGTTTGGGTGCGCATGGAATACAGCTCACGCGACAGCGGGATGTGACGCAAAACTACGTTGTGCAAGCGTTACAAAAGGGAATGTGGCATGGAAACGCGACGCAGCTGGAAAACTTTGTTTATGACGTGTATGCTTTGGATTTTGCTGAAGAAGGTGGTGGTATGCATGGAGATTTTTTGGTGGATCAGAGTCGGTTCGTGTCGAAAGCGATTCATTTTTTGAGCGAAGCATGTGGCTTTTCCAGTATCACAGTTGTCGCCCACTCCATTGGTGGCATTTCGATCCGCTTAGCTTTAGTTCGTGATGAAAAGCTGCGCCTTTTGGTTACAAATGTTATTCTACTAGGATCACCTCAAGCACGCACCGTTCTAGCCTGGGATCCCTCTTTGGAAAAAATTCAGACAGAAATTGTTGAAAATCACGTAAATGgtactgcttttgttgccaTATCAGGCGGCCTACGCGACGAAATGATTCCTCCCGCAGCTTGTGAACTCGTTCCTAAAGATAATAACACCTTGACACTTTTGGCTGTTGATATCATGCCTAAGGAGGCGTCAAGCCCTTCGTTTGGAATGGACCATCGCGCAATCGTGTGGTGCCACAATGTTTTGGTACCACTGCGGAAAATAATTTTTGCTCTAGTCAGGTCGGAACGCGATGGAGAGGCTGCACCAGCAAGAATAGGAGCAGTACAATCGCTGTTTGATCGAAGTAAGACGCAAAACTATAACACTGCACTTCAACGTATGATGACGACGTTTCGG AAAGTGCACGGACCAGTCGCCAGTTTAGCCATGGTAACTGGTCTCCTTCACAATGCCGAATTGCTACTGGGTTTATTTGCTTACATCTCCCTGTGGAG CAAAGCTGGATTTGCCTCTTGCTTCAATTCTCATTTTGGCGTTTTCAGCGGACGCAATCCGAGCTACTTTGTTGTGGACAGCACATCAGTCATCAGCACTGAAGCCGACGACGTTCCAAAGCAACGGGATAAGTTGGCGCTGGGCG TCAGCATTGTTCATGTCATCTTTGGCGTCGTCCGTCTCTTACGTCCCAATGATTTTGCCATTGAAATGTCAAATTCAATCAATATTGCATTGATCGCCTCGATCTATCCACTGGCTCTCCGACGCATCCATAAGTTTGCACAGAAGGTTGGTAGCTCCCGCTTTTCTTTCATTGACCTTGATCTATTGACGATTGTAGTGGTCCCGTTTTTGGGCGCTGGAGAATTTGCTTATGTGCTGTCTAAAGGCTCTGTGCAAAGGTCAACACTACCGATGCTAGCAGCGCCTTTCCTCATTCGATTGGTCTTAACCTCGAGCGACCCAAGCATTCCACCGCATTCGTCTCGAAAACGGTATATCTCAGATGTCATCCGCACACTTCAGGTATGCATTCTCTTGGTGGTTGGTCCTAGAGTTCTACAAACGGGATCAGGCTTGGCGTATAGTTTTAATTTACCACTCGGCGGACTGGTGGGTATGATGATGTGGACGGATACGTTATGGTCATTAACGATTAGCGGACTAGGTTAG
- a CDS encoding predicted protein, with protein MYVEGTVVADGNHAVPKGVAVEELNSGKKGLQEKCPPDLKELLEKKGLIAVYDDLVKSVVDASRTRNVFGRWRDQEFVSIIDQFRDLFASKGVKVALCKRESGSGVRRWLEFIDVDIAGMYVPQYDVANLSGQVIKTMYATLKFPNGVGVEELRQMGGRKRLKEKIPVQVEEIIARKGLMDAYDALILAIVNEGAGKHTKMWNIEKLKEIVHSHQPNFAVKGVEVFVSHKQEYVSHGQYGGHHEYFRWVEFVDRELQPNYHPQRDADSKSEKCVIS; from the coding sequence ATGTATGTCGAAGGCACTGTAGTCGCGGATGGCAACCATGCCGTCCCCAAAGGCGTCGCCGTGGAAGAATTGAACAGTGGTAAGAAAGGGCTCCAAGAAAAGTGTCCCCCCGATCTCAAGGAACTCCTCGAAAAGAAAGGACTGATTGCTGTCTACGACGACTTGGTGAAAAGTGTTGTGGACGCGAGTAGAACCCGTAACGTGTTTGGTCGGTGGAGAGATCAAGAATTCGTTTCCATCATTGATCAGTTTCGCGATCTGTTTGCCTCCAAAGGCGTGAAAGTGGCCTTGTGTAAGCGCGAATCCGGTTCGGGAGTTAGGCGTTGGTTGGAGTTTATCGATGTTGATATTGCGGGAATGTATGTTCCCCAATACGATGTCGCCAACCTAAGTGGCCAAGTAATCAAGACCATGTACGCTACATTGAAATTCCCTAATGGTGTGGGCGTGGAAGAATTGCGGCAGATGGGGGGTCGGAAACGCCTCAAAGAAAAGATACCGGTTCAAGTCGAAGAAATTATTGCCAGGAAGGGCTTGATGGATGCCTACGATGCTCTAATTCTAGCAATTGTGAATGAGGGAGCTGGAAAGCATACCAAAATGTGGAATATTGAAAAATTGAAGGAAATTGTCCACTCGCATCAGCCCAATTTTGCCGTGAAAGGCGTAGAAGTGTTTGTTAGCCACAAACAGGAATATGTTTCCCATGGACAGTATGGAGGACATCACGAATATTTTCGTTGGGTAGAATTTGTTGATCGCGAGCTCCAGCCTAACTATCATCCCCAACGCGATGCCGATTCCAAATCAGAGAAGTGTGTCATCTCGTAG
- a CDS encoding predicted protein: MISSIQPSNEGTVARQRTFQVAGLAGMRPMMGSRISVSIPSQYWSGLVRNVIGGVGRERRGQHRLDGADGPRHGAGTVPKGNRLPCEIGELIGDARGYVGAIAREGAVSVLDGANTYRFRGATRNQYEWPRWFIQTGSGYRPSYDVGRL; encoded by the coding sequence ATGATATCATCGATTCAACCATCGAACGAAGGGACAGTTGCCCGCCAACGGACTTTTCAGGTGGCTGGATTAGCAGGAATGAGGCCTATGATGGGATCCAGAATTTCCGTCAGCATCCCTTCACAGTACTGGTCGGGGCTCGTCCGCAACGTTATTGGCGGTGTCGGCAGGGAGCGACGGGGACAACACCGCTTGGACGGGGCCGACGGACCCCGGCACGGTGCCGGTACAGTCCCAAAAGGCAACCGCCTACCTTGCGAAATTGGCGAGCTGATTGGGGACGCACGTGGCTACGTTGGTGCGATCGCTCGTGAGGGTGCGGTTAGCGTTTTGGACGGTGCGAATACGTACCGTTTCCGTGGCGCCACAAGAAACCAGTACGAGTGGCCGAGATGGTTCATCCAGACAGGAAGTGGCTACCGGCCAAGCTACGACGTGGGACGTTTGTGA
- a CDS encoding predicted protein, which translates to MVAPIFHSARVRRLSVLGLTLGIVFASLSTASAFSATSRQLYHSAQSSFFRNRHSQRLCATRKPTLRRSIRSPMQRSSLRRTVVQLPMMTINSFSEPDRALAFWIIAFASSHIGMSATRNRLIILAGEFADRFGLVGTAGWKLPSFWPGDKVAGQQIWPDTETTGRQIYRIGYTSLSSITLGNALAFYLQSSSATTEPLGPSLWFAVAVVANTASLSSLANASPLGLMPGFQASSTVSSVSELRLERNDTLKFKVQGLTRITRHPLILPVVPWGVANAFLLGGRPCDWLLFGGLSLYAVAGCTAQDLRISRQEGSVGTVFQANTVDQEPLQSFFEATSFVPFLAIFDGRQNLADTVRETPWLAVAISSVLGFVIEENMVAFLQSYSY; encoded by the coding sequence ATGGTAGCACCGATATTCCACAGTGCTAGAGTGCGACGCCTGTCGGTACTGGGCTTGACATTGGGGATAGTTTTCGCTTCTCTGTCAACTGCAAGCGCATTTTCAGCGACTAGTCGCCAACTCTACCATAGCGCACAGTCAAGCTTCTTTCGAAATCGGCATTCACAGAGGCTTTGCGCAACTCGAAAACCTACTTTAAGGCGGAGTATTCGAAGCCCTATGCAACGGTCGTCTTTAAGACGAACCGTTGTGCAGTTACCGATGATGACAATCAATTCATTCTCGGAACCGGACCGAGCTCTCGCCTTTTGGATCATTGCCTTTGCTTCTTCGCACATTGGGATGTCGGCTACTCGCAATCGACTCATTATTCTAGCAGGTGAATTTGCTGACAGGTTCGGACTGGTTGGTACTGCAGGCTGGAAGTTGCCATCATTCTGGCCTGGAGACAAAGTGGCGGGCCAACAAATATGGCCCGACACGGAAACGACTGGTAGGCAAATATATCGAATTGGCTACACATCCTTGTCATCTATTACGCTCGGCAACGCTTTGGCTTTCTATCTGcaatcgtcgtcggcaacGACAGAACCGTTGGGGCCGTCCTTGTGGTTCGCGGTGGCCGTTGTAGCCAACACGGCTTCCCTGTCTTCGTTGGCCAACGCCTCCCCGCTCGGACTCATGCCGGGCTTTCAAGCTTCCAGTACAGTCAGCAGCGTCTCGGAGCTTCGATTGGAACGCAACGATACCTTGAAGTTCAAAGTGCAAGGCTTGACAAGGATCACGCGGCATCCGTTAATTTTACCAGTAGTGCCCTGGGGCGTTGCCAACGCGTTCTTACTTGGTGGAAGACCTTGCGACTGGCTGTTGTTTGGCGGATTATCATTGTACGCAGTGGCGGGATGCACGGCGCAAGATTTGCGCATTTCTCGCCAGGAAGGATCTGTTGGGACAGTTTTTCAGGCCAATACCGTAGATCAAGAGCCGCTACAATCGTTTTTCGAAGCCACTTCATTTGTCCCTTTTTTGGCCATATTCGATGGCCGACAAAATCTGGCTGACACCGTACGAGAAACGCCGTGGTTGGCGGTTGCGATCTCCAGTGTTCTTGGTTTTGTCATTGAGGAAAATATGGTTGCGTTTCTGCAGAGCTATTCTTACTGA
- a CDS encoding predicted protein — protein sequence MSDFGNFFRDYTAPGQNPTAYENCDDPAPDGSHSRFKSAYTHWKETRNSYIEEFMLHRLMDGDGLDGNDEEICEPKLVEASQQTNAEDEEEDQLETQDADLLIAPTQDVVRKKQIVPMPQPHFPNIADTTQDILYFRDLDLWTRTASFDLLHVTKVWRTRETRRFAVKYQPSSKSSTITFGSSATCSLPRIVLEACVEDGPLSTCYSRVWSAEVTQLNGPPLGGLRDRATHVFGESQVECRRMRIFCYNGWAQAMESIVARKTIATAKDDLWVQILNVPARCVFPLPPSDWYDAHDASPYCLCIGDASTMRIQPGEGEDDDNAVSARFDDDLLRMAVGWLDRNGQTQAFRVSVNAHGNIIEQRDDVTNELQHAYLRWQELLVVLEVPPVPADKREGAAIPTNKTHSQGPSDQDDSEVGTTINGSHPPQRSFLSTTGDANLSSSQGIRTTGKNPAVCQAAARREASATPKKHTTADAQPVPPLPRKKTKETIEYHQLNNLRNVYESHRTLAIQPGGSLGPCLVNVYGVVLGFGSPAQTKTGDWMVGIALVDETLPLAEPDPATKLVEFVHTVNLNIFAKHREDLPDLRCAGDVLRAHRVKLQEWNDEMQLLGLRASSYVTFRSNSVNIPGDESDYVIIPTAKNVFTNTAEDKCVFVKHWKWARNRLYSYATMKESQSFKLCDMGRQGYNQMDLYMDGNTRGDLTVIVTAVIPYPPEVASSSTPKGFLRVWDGTGLPESDPLPVSSQAAKDAVSNGDPPVEVVTKLAKLTEKLRHVRQNSDLETPKATAGRVANVVIWEKSHWKLVDNAVGVGSCIRLRNVLEERMPNDGLRCLMVQSKSYLTPLPDMTYEVIRLIEEHSDRLLRNEPLNSKSSILPLEPSKNDDDTEFRESTMEPHIEVAVNPMRSSRSPPPAALENNVTDLASLLKSPIATTVSCAVAIVGTFPSIETISTAGVQLVVSEGVDGRKLYRLGVRLGDQSTQLSAIVSEKSEVGDALLGMSPQIVLLHHSHALRNLQSVLNDTSLWHAQLRTVAFEGAKYFLLEALSKL from the exons ATGAGCGATTTTGGCAATTTTTTCCGTGATTACACCGCGCCGGGCCAAAATCCAACGGCGTATGAGAATTGTGACGATCCAGCGCCAGATGGCTCGCATTCGCGCTTCAAGTCGGCGTACACACACTGGAAGGAAACACGAAATTCTTACATAGAAGAGTTTATGCTACATCGTTTGATGGATGGCGACGGCCTggatggcaatgatgagGAAATTTGTGAACCAAAGCTCGTAGAAGCGTCCCAGCAGACGAATGCagaagatgaggaagaagatcAGCTCGAAACCCAGGATGCCGATCTTTTGATCGCTCCCACTCAAGACGTGGTACGAAAGAAGCAGATCGTGCCGATGCCGCAGCCGCACTTTCCCAACATTGCCGATACAACGCAGGATATTTTGTACTTCAGGGATTTGGATTTGTGGACACGGACAGCTTCGTTCGATTTGCTTCACGTCACCAAAGTTTGGCGCACACGGGAAACCCGCCGCTTCGCTGTTAAATACCAACCCTCTAGTAAGTCGAGCACCATCACGTTCGGAAGCTCCGCGACATGCTCTTTGCCACGCATCGTGTTGGAAGCCTGCGTTGAAGACGGTCCACTCTCGACCTGCTATAGTCGCGTTTGGAGTGCTGAAGTCACTCAGCTAAACGGACCACCGCTGGGTGGTCTCCGAGACCGGGCCACCCATGTCTTTGGGGAATCGCAGGTTGAATGTCGACGTATGCGAATCTTTTGTTACAATGGATGGGCCCAAGCAATGGAAAGCATTGTTGCAAGGAAAACAATAGCGACGGCAAAAGACGATCTTTGGGTGCAAATCCTCAACGTTCCAGCTCGGTGCGTCTTTCCGCTTCCCCCATCGGACTGGTACGATGCCCACGATGCGTCTCCGTACTGTTTGTGTATCGGCGATGCCTCAACAATGCGCATACAGCCAGGCGAAGgagaggacgacgacaacgcgGTCTCGGCTCGattcgacgacgatttgTTGCGCATGGCAGTGGGTTGGTTAGATAGGAATGGACAAACTCAAGCGTTTCGTGTGTCCGTTAATGCACACGGCAATATAATTGAGCAAAGGGACGACGTTACCAACGAGTTGCAGCACGCCTATCTCCGTTGGCAGGAATTGCTGGTTGTGCTCGAGGTTCCACCAGTCCCTGCCGACAAGAGGGAAGGAGCAGCTATTCCTACCAACAAAACACATTCGCAGGGTCCATCCGACCAAGACGACAGCGAAGTCGGTACAACCATAAATGGAAGTCATCCGCCCCAGCGAAGCTTCTTATCAACAACTGGTGATGCGAATCTCTCGAGTTCGCAGGGAATCAGAACGACAGGAAAGAATCCGGCAGTATGCCAAGCAGCAGCACGAAGAGAAGCTTCTGCCACACCGAAGAAGCACACAACAGCGGACGCGCAGCCTGTCCCGCCGTTGCCCCGGAAAAAGACTAAGGAAACGATCGAGTATCACCAACTG AATAATTTGCGTAACGTTTACGAGAGTCACCGTACTTTGGCCATACAACCCGGCGGTTCTTTAGGACCTTGTCTCGTCAACGTGTATGGAGTTGTTCTGGGCTTTGGATCCCCAGCGCAAACAAAAACGGGCGATTGGATGGTGGGCATTGCCTTAGTTGACGAAACCTTACCCCTGGCCGAACCGGATCCAGCAACAAAGCTAGTTGAATTTGTTCACACTGTCAACTTGAATATTTTTGCCAAGCACAGGGAGGACTTGCCAGATCTACGATGTGCTGGTGACGTATTGCGAGCTCATAGGGTAAAGTTACAGGAATGGAACGATGAAATGCAGCTTTTGGGGTTAAGGGCGAGCTCATACGTAACATTTCGAAGCAATAGTGTGAATATTCCTGGGGATGAAAGTGACTACGTTATAATTCCTACTGCCAAAAATGTGTTTACAAATACGGCGGAAGACAAATGCGTGTTTGTAAAGCACTGGAAATGGGCACGTAATCGTCTCTATTCCTACGCAACGATGAAGGAATCACAAAGTTTTAAACTTTGTGATATGGGACGACAGGGTTACAATCAAATGGACTTGTACATGGACGGAAATACCCGGGGGGACTTGACTGTAATTGTTACCGCTGTTATCCCATATCCACCCGAAGTCGCTTCCTCGTCGACCCCAAAAGGATTCCTTCGCGTCTGGGATGGGACAGGTTTGCCAGAGTCAGACCCCCTTCCCGTGAGCTCACAAGCAGCGAAGGATGCAGTGAGCAATGGCGATCCCCCAGTTGAAGTGGTAACCAAACTTGCCAAGTTGACCGAAAAATTGAGGCACGTTCGACAAAATAGTGATCTAGAGACTCCGAAAGCGACCGCCGGTCGTGTTGCAAACGTTGTCATCTGGGAGAAATCGCACTGGAAATTGGTAGACAATGCTGTTGGTGTTGGTTCTTGTATTCGGCTCCGTAATGTCCTAGAGGAACGAATGCCGAATGATGGTCTACGGTGCTTGATGGTTCAGTCGAAGTCCTACCTTACGCCTCTTCCCGACATGACTTACGAAGTGATTCGACTAATTGAAGAGCACAGCGATCGCCTCCTTCGAAATGAACCATTGAATTCAAAAAGTAGCATTCTTCCGCTTGAGCCATCCaaaaatgatgatgacaCCGAATTCCGTGAAAGTACAATGGAGCCACACATTGAAGTTGCCGTGAACCCGATGCGGTCGTCAAGatcaccaccaccagctGCTCTGGAAAACAATGTGACGGACCTTGCTTCGCTTCTGAAGTCTCCCATTGCCACAACAGTCAGCTGCGCTGTTGCAATCGTTGGCACGTTCCCTTCAATAGAGACGATTAGTACTGCTGGTGTACAACTAGTTGTTTCGGAGGGAGTTGACGGAAGGAAACTGTATCGGCTTGGTGTTCGCCTTGGAGATCAATCGACGCAGCTTAGCGCAATTGTATCTGAGAAAAGCGAAGTCGGCGATGCGCTGCTTGGTATGTCGCCTCAGATTGTCCTCCTTCACCACTCTCACGCTCTCCGGAATCTGCAATCGGTCTTAAACGACACATCGTTGTGGCATGCACAACTACGAACGGTTGCGTTTGAGGGCGCAAAGTACTTCTTGCTCGAAGCACTTTCAAAACTTTGA
- a CDS encoding predicted protein: MNYAEDRRDRRARHGTDGLWNDYKNALDAQNHVLLGQTLRDVGWNRRALFHYAQALLGCTHARREGELDTELPNRVGDYAQMAELAGYPELGILAIAAYRGSFSETTVDRQGAAIDRNGWNGKDRQTWLSQHEAGLSSHCGCGDTQCGYASYTIIQWKKTALDLFLVDLKDFLEEQQQRIDNNTIALTAHGILAKQAKQQELPEMITLPQIFAFWTDSCDTVVDEKSRSYRPLPTTLQLLWTKLLYSVCPSLALYAVIHLPLRDNTTFCAAYKSHWAYQVFLRALVLGERIKPHRRAILPFYHIPIWDLLFGLDQRNDYDSSLCLPSNTERHRRQRQIHMFTSRLRTIATAAETPISEAQSHFYFAPNPANHHRPLYIAGDSHVLSLAWQTLWIAPNQPRLVVPLVVTGLKAWHVQSNVRFFTRANLDVLLQRFPRSEKTILVSAGEIDCREGLGGPALEGYRQSCVEDVTRTVSAYVQGLVDLRTRHGLEQLLVLPVAPQMVRSTGRATGQASRRETIQVWNKTLQALLPRAGVFFLDYADDVRLGDNEEYVLNQVYNADSTHMNSAFVLHLELAIRRCGCDMSLL; encoded by the coding sequence ATGAATTACGCCGAGGATCGCCGTGACCGGAGGGCTCGACACGGAACCGACGGTCTCTGGAACGACTATAAGAATGCCCTGGATGCACAGAATCATGTTTTGCTCGGACAAACCTTGCGAGATGTGGGTTGGAATCGTCGGGCCCTGTTTCATTACGCTCAAGCGTTGCTTGGTTGCACCCACGCTCGTCGCGAGGGAGAGCTCGATACGGAGCTACCCAACCGAGTCGGAGATTATGCGCAAATGGCGGAATTGGCCGGCTATCCAGAACTTGGAATTTTGGCAATCGCTGCGTACCGCGGCTCTTTTTCGGAAACCACAGTGGATCGTCAGGGTGCCGCCATAGACCGCAACGGCTGGAACGGCAAAGACCGTCAAACCTGGCTGTCGCAACACGAAGCGGGTCTGTCATCTCACTGTGGATGTGGAGATACGCAGTGTGGATACGCAAGTTACACGATCATTCAGTGGAAAAAAACTGCCCTGGATTTATTCTTGGTAGATCTAAAAGATTTCTtggaagagcagcaacagcgCATTGACAATAACACTATTGCTCTTACAGCTCACGGCATACTGGCGAAGCAAGCCAAGCAACAAGAGCTTCCCGAAATGATTACCCTGCCGCAAATCTTTGCGTTTTGGACAGATTCTTGCGATACCGTTGTCGATGAGAAATCAAGGTCGTATCGTCCTCTCCCTACTACTCTACAACTCCTTTGGACCAAGCTCCTTTATTCGGTATGTCCAAGTCTCGCACTTTATGCAGTCATTCATTTGCCTTTGCGGGACAACACTACTTTCTGTGCAGCGTACAAGTCTCACTGGGCCTATCAAGTGTTTTTGCGAGCGTTGGTGCTAGGGGAGCGCATCAAACCGCACCGACGTGCAATACTACCGTTTTATCACATACCCATTTGGGATCTGCTATTTGGATTGGACCAACGCAACGATTACGACTCCTCCCTTTGTCTTCCGAGTAACACGGAAAGACACCGTAGACAAAGACAAATCCATATGTTTACTTCTCGGCTACGAACCATTGCTACTGCCGCGGAAACGCCAATCTCCGAAGCTCAATCTCATTTTTATTTTGCGCCGAACCCAGCCAATCATCACCGTCCATTGTACATTGCTGGGGATTCACACGTTCTTTCCCTGGCGTGGCAGACACTGTGGATTGCACCAAATCAGCCACGATTGGTAGTCCCCTTGGTTGTGACCGGGTTAAAAGCATGGCATGTTCAATCGAACGTACGCTTTTTTACTCGTGCGAATTTGGATGTTTTGCTACAACGGTTTCCTCGTTCAGAAAAGACGATACTGGTTTCGGCGGGAGAGATAGACTGTCGTGAAGGACTGGGTGGCCCGGCTTTGGAAGGCTACAGACAGTCGTGTGTTGAGGATGTAACTCGGACTGTGTCTGCCTACGTACAGGGGTTGGTCGACTTGCGTACACGACACGGACTAGAACAGTTATTGGTCTTACCGGTGGCCCCTCAAATGGTTCGATCCACTGGGCGTGCTACGGGACAGGCTTCGCGACGAGAGACCATTCAAGTGTGGAACAAAACGCTACAAGCGCTATTGCCTCGTGCAGGTGTCTTTTTTCTGGACTACGCCGATGATGTACGTCTCGGAGACAACGAAGAATACGTCTTAAACCAAGTTTATAACGCAGATTCAACGCACATGAACTCTGCCTTTGTGCTACACTTAGAGCTGGCGATCCGAAGGTGCGGTTGTGACATGAGTCTGCTTTAG
- a CDS encoding predicted protein — translation PVIGILSQPLSSNVESDDYIAASYAKWLEAGGARSIPIPYDADEHLVEDLFQQINGLLLPGGGSEMPPAVTFLMDKIVKSNTDGLYFPVWGTCLGFEFLLQYAGGPTFLESGFDSENVSLPLYEVEPRELYADPIVYLTVTQRNVTMNNHQLGVSPDRFRDNNLASQLWDITSINTDSNGQPFVSTIEPHHPDIFPIYGVQYHPEKNAFEYSTYPGTNIPYEAIDHSSEGLDFSIRMARFFVAKARRSLDSKGNSHFYTKSDVYPSIYTYPVRTGLKFEQIYVI, via the coding sequence CCCGTGATCGGAATCCTATCGCAGCCGCTATCGTCGAACGTTGAAAGTGACGATTACATTGCTGCGTCGTACGCGAAATGGCTTGAAGCCGGCGGCGCACGTAGTATTCCTATTCCTTACGACGCCGACGAGCACTTGGTGGAGGATCTCTTTCAGCAGATCAATGGATTATTACTACCAGGAGGCGGCAGCGAAATGCCCCCCGCCGTCACTTTTTTAATGGACAAGATTGTCAAAAGTAATACTGATGGACTTTACTTTCCAGTCTGGGGAACTTGCTTGGGCTTCGAGTTTCTACTGCAATATGCTGGTGGGCCGACATTTCTCGAGTCAGGCTTCGATTCCGAAAACGTGAGTTTGCCATTGTACGAAGTCGAGCCCCGCGAGCTCTATGCGGATCCCATTGTTTATTTGACGGTTACCCAACGTAACGTGACAATGAACAATCATCAGCTAGGCGTGTCACCCGACCGCTTTCGAGACAATAATCTGGCAAGCCAACTGTGGGACATTACATCCATAAACACAGATTCGAATGGCCAACCATTCGTATCGACTATTGAGCCACACCATCCTGATATATTTCCCATTTATGGTGTACAGTATCATCCCGAAAAGAATGCCTTTGAGTATTCCACGTACCCCGGAACGAATATTCCGTACGAAGCCATCGACCACTCATCCGAAGGTTTGGACTTCTCCATTCGAATGGCGCGATTTTTCGTTGCCAAAGCACGACGGAGCCTCGACTCCAAAGGAAATTCGCACTTTTATACCAAGTCTGACGTCTACCCATCCATTTATACTTACCCGGTTCGGACGGGTCTCAAGTTTGAACAAATTTACGTCATA
- a CDS encoding predicted protein, with product NGGVAWFQKQNYDKVGPDVKAAYEFLKTKIDGKPVGGLGFCYGCWLLSKASSTGDIDLVAGVGCHPATVLEEAVFGGSEVGMLKALKQPTRFLWAGNDSETYLADGDGRKAVEATGGDVIEFPDMLHGWVSRGDVSEAKVKRDVEKAMELILIFLDEKMNSAK from the coding sequence AACGGCGGTGTCGCATGgtttcaaaagcaaaactATGACAAAGTGGGTCCAGACGTCAAGGCTGCGTACGAATTTCTCAAAACGAAAATTGATGGAAAACCTGTTGGTGGGCTGGGATTTTGCTATGGATGTTGGCTGCTATCCAAGGCATCGTCAACCGGAGATATCGATCTGGTAGCTGGTGTTGGTTGTCATCCAGCTACGGTTTTGGAAGAGGCAGTTTTTGGTGGTTCGGAGGTTGGTATGCTAAAGGCTTTGAAGCAACCAACACGATTCCTGTGGGCCGGCAACGACTCCGAGACTTATCTTGCCGACGGTGACGGCAGAAAGGCCGTAGAAGCTACAGGTGGGGACGTTATCGAGTTCCCAGACATGCTTCACGGTTGGGTTTCACGTGGAGACGTATCCGAAGCGAAGGTGAAGCGCGATGTGGAGAAAGCAATGGAGCTTATCCTGATTtttttggacgaaaagaTGAATAGTGCTAAATAG